In a genomic window of Musa acuminata AAA Group cultivar baxijiao unplaced genomic scaffold, Cavendish_Baxijiao_AAA HiC_scaffold_1104, whole genome shotgun sequence:
- the LOC135666518 gene encoding chaperone protein dnaJ 1, mitochondrial-like isoform X1, with product MGRLWLGIPKRSLPSLFLSRKAFGRPWSSPIMGSPLGLVQGRKEAFSPFMRAISHLSTRYETNGGIVEGTHDFMRLRTFLLSRFFHATGPCYAIERDYYEILGIPQDASLDDIKKAFHALAKKYHPDANKNNPTSKRKFQEIRDAYETLRDPKKRAKYDKKSFQGSEKVGYAADDTEGFHEAYHDPFSEFHKTNHGPFSNSFFKIFTEVFEHERETYAADTQVELNLSFSEAAKGCIKQVSFTSQVLCSSCHGRGHPVNAKPSRCPTCNGVGTVTVFPFTSTCSSCRGLGKIIKDHCSACRGLGVVDGVKNVNVTIPAGVDSGDTISVPNAGNQGGNGVHPGNLYIKLQVDKDPIFLRDGSDVYVDTHISFTQAILGGNVEVPTLSGKTKVKIPKGVQPGQLLILRGRGLPKQIGLVDHGDQYVRFRVHFPSSVNDRQRELLEEFAKEEANQESYGFADGNWWQQIIDHLISPRFMLGIGFLLLLNLLVSKSLS from the exons ATGGGTAGACTCTGGCTGGGTATACCGAAAAGATCGTTACCGTCCCTTTTCCTATCGAGAAAG GCTTTTGGCCGTCCTTGGTCCTCGCCGATCATGGGTTCACCATTGGGTCTTGTCCAAGGGAGGAAGGAGGCTTTCTCACCATTTATGAGAGCAATTTCTCACCTGTCAACAA GATACGAAACCAATGGTGGTATTGTTGAAGGAACCCATGACTTTATGAGATTGAGGACATTTTTGTTAAGCCGATTCTTTCATGCAACAG gacCTTGTTATGCTATTGAACGGGACTATTATGAAATTCTTGGTATCCCACAAGATGCTTCATTAGATGATATCAAGAAAGCTTTTCATGCG CTGGCTAAGAAGTACCACCCAGATGCCAACAAAAACAATCCTAcatcaaagagaaagtttcaagagATAAGAGATGCATACGAG ACTTTGCGAGATCCCAAAAAGAGAGCAAAATATGACAAG AAATCCTTCCAAGGGTCAGAGAAAGTAGGCTATGCTGCAGATGACACGGAAGGGTTCCATGAAGCCTATCATGATCCTTTCTCAGAATTCCACAAAACCAATCATGGTCCTTTCTCTAATTCATTCTTTAAAATATTTACTGAG GTCTTTGAACATGAGAGAGAAACATATGCAGCTGACACACAG GTGGAGCTAAATCTATCATTTTCTGAAGCAGCTAAAGGTTGTATTAAGCAGGTGTCCTTTACCTCACAAGTTCTCTGCAGCTCTTGCC ATGGAAGGGGCCATCCTGTTAATGCAAAGCCTTCAAGATGTCCTACTTGTAATGGTGTTGGAACA GTCACAGTGTTTCCTTTTACATCTACTTGTAGCTCTTGCAGAGGGTTGGGGAAGATAATCAAG GATCATTGCTCAGCATGCAGAGGGTTGGGGGTGGTTGATGGTGTGAAGAATGTTAATGTAACCATTCCAGCAG GAGTTGATTCTGGTGATACAATTAGTGTGCCAAATGCTGGAAATCAAGGTGGAAATGGTGTCCATCCCGGAAATCTGTACATTAAGTTGcag GTAGACAAGGACCCTATCTTCCTACGAGATGGTTCTGATGTATATGTTGACACCCACATAAGCTTCACTCAG GCTATTCTTGGTGGTAATGTTGAAGTTCCCACCTTGTCTGGGAAGACAAAAGTGAAG ATACCAAAAGGAGTCCAACCTGGGCAACTGTTAATTCTGAGGGGTAGAG GTTTACCGAAGCAAATTGGCCTAGTTGATCATGGTGACCAGTATGTGCGATTCCGCGTGCATTTTCCTTC GTCAGTAAATGACCGGCAGCGGGAATTGTTAGAAGAATTTGCTAAGGAGGAAGCAAACCAGGAAAGTTATGGATTTGCTGATGGAAACTG GTGGCAGCAAATCATCGATCATCTGATCAGTCCTAGGTTCATGCTGGGTATCGGCTTTCTGTTGTTGCTTAATTTGCTGGTGAGCAAAAGCTTGAGCTAA
- the LOC135666518 gene encoding chaperone protein dnaJ 1, mitochondrial-like isoform X2, whose translation MGRLWLGIPKRSLPSLFLSRKAFGRPWSSPIMGSPLGLVQGRKEAFSPFMRAISHLSTRYETNGGIVEGTHDFMRLRTFLLSRFFHATGPCYAIERDYYEILGIPQDASLDDIKKAFHALAKKYHPDANKNNPTSKRKFQEIRDAYETLRDPKKRAKYDKKSFQGSEKVGYAADDTEGFHEAYHDPFSEFHKTNHGPFSNSFFKIFTEVFEHERETYAADTQVELNLSFSEAAKGCIKQVSFTSQVLCSSCHGRGHPVNAKPSRCPTCNGVGTVTVFPFTSTCSSCRGLGKIIKDHCSACRGLGVVDGVKNVNVTIPAGVDSGDTISVPNAGNQGGNGVHPGNLYIKLQVDKDPIFLRDGSDVYVDTHISFTQAILGGNVEVPTLSGKTKVKIPKGVQPGQLLILRGRGLPKQIGLVDHGDQSVNDRQRELLEEFAKEEANQESYGFADGNWWQQIIDHLISPRFMLGIGFLLLLNLLVSKSLS comes from the exons ATGGGTAGACTCTGGCTGGGTATACCGAAAAGATCGTTACCGTCCCTTTTCCTATCGAGAAAG GCTTTTGGCCGTCCTTGGTCCTCGCCGATCATGGGTTCACCATTGGGTCTTGTCCAAGGGAGGAAGGAGGCTTTCTCACCATTTATGAGAGCAATTTCTCACCTGTCAACAA GATACGAAACCAATGGTGGTATTGTTGAAGGAACCCATGACTTTATGAGATTGAGGACATTTTTGTTAAGCCGATTCTTTCATGCAACAG gacCTTGTTATGCTATTGAACGGGACTATTATGAAATTCTTGGTATCCCACAAGATGCTTCATTAGATGATATCAAGAAAGCTTTTCATGCG CTGGCTAAGAAGTACCACCCAGATGCCAACAAAAACAATCCTAcatcaaagagaaagtttcaagagATAAGAGATGCATACGAG ACTTTGCGAGATCCCAAAAAGAGAGCAAAATATGACAAG AAATCCTTCCAAGGGTCAGAGAAAGTAGGCTATGCTGCAGATGACACGGAAGGGTTCCATGAAGCCTATCATGATCCTTTCTCAGAATTCCACAAAACCAATCATGGTCCTTTCTCTAATTCATTCTTTAAAATATTTACTGAG GTCTTTGAACATGAGAGAGAAACATATGCAGCTGACACACAG GTGGAGCTAAATCTATCATTTTCTGAAGCAGCTAAAGGTTGTATTAAGCAGGTGTCCTTTACCTCACAAGTTCTCTGCAGCTCTTGCC ATGGAAGGGGCCATCCTGTTAATGCAAAGCCTTCAAGATGTCCTACTTGTAATGGTGTTGGAACA GTCACAGTGTTTCCTTTTACATCTACTTGTAGCTCTTGCAGAGGGTTGGGGAAGATAATCAAG GATCATTGCTCAGCATGCAGAGGGTTGGGGGTGGTTGATGGTGTGAAGAATGTTAATGTAACCATTCCAGCAG GAGTTGATTCTGGTGATACAATTAGTGTGCCAAATGCTGGAAATCAAGGTGGAAATGGTGTCCATCCCGGAAATCTGTACATTAAGTTGcag GTAGACAAGGACCCTATCTTCCTACGAGATGGTTCTGATGTATATGTTGACACCCACATAAGCTTCACTCAG GCTATTCTTGGTGGTAATGTTGAAGTTCCCACCTTGTCTGGGAAGACAAAAGTGAAG ATACCAAAAGGAGTCCAACCTGGGCAACTGTTAATTCTGAGGGGTAGAG GTTTACCGAAGCAAATTGGCCTAGTTGATCATGGTGACCA GTCAGTAAATGACCGGCAGCGGGAATTGTTAGAAGAATTTGCTAAGGAGGAAGCAAACCAGGAAAGTTATGGATTTGCTGATGGAAACTG GTGGCAGCAAATCATCGATCATCTGATCAGTCCTAGGTTCATGCTGGGTATCGGCTTTCTGTTGTTGCTTAATTTGCTGGTGAGCAAAAGCTTGAGCTAA
- the LOC135666518 gene encoding chaperone protein dnaJ 1, mitochondrial-like isoform X4, whose protein sequence is MGRLWLGIPKRSLPSLFLSRKAFGRPWSSPIMGSPLGLVQGRKEAFSPFMRAISHLSTRYETNGGIVEGTHDFMRLRTFLLSRFFHATGPCYAIERDYYEILGIPQDASLDDIKKAFHALAKKYHPDANKNNPTSKRKFQEIRDAYETLRDPKKRAKYDKKSFQGSEKVGYAADDTEGFHEAYHDPFSEFHKTNHGPFSNSFFKIFTEVFEHERETYAADTQVELNLSFSEAAKGCIKQVSFTSQVLCSSCHGRGHPVNAKPSRCPTCNGVGTVTVFPFTSTCSSCRGLGKIIKDHCSACRGLGVVDGVKNVNVTIPAGVDSGDTISVPNAGNQGGNGVHPGNLYIKLQVDKDPIFLRDGSDVYVDTHISFTQAILGGNVEVPTLSGKTKVKIPKGVQPGQLLILRGRGLPKQIGLVDHGDQSVNDRQRELLEEFAKEEANQESYGFADGNWLYQQLSTG, encoded by the exons ATGGGTAGACTCTGGCTGGGTATACCGAAAAGATCGTTACCGTCCCTTTTCCTATCGAGAAAG GCTTTTGGCCGTCCTTGGTCCTCGCCGATCATGGGTTCACCATTGGGTCTTGTCCAAGGGAGGAAGGAGGCTTTCTCACCATTTATGAGAGCAATTTCTCACCTGTCAACAA GATACGAAACCAATGGTGGTATTGTTGAAGGAACCCATGACTTTATGAGATTGAGGACATTTTTGTTAAGCCGATTCTTTCATGCAACAG gacCTTGTTATGCTATTGAACGGGACTATTATGAAATTCTTGGTATCCCACAAGATGCTTCATTAGATGATATCAAGAAAGCTTTTCATGCG CTGGCTAAGAAGTACCACCCAGATGCCAACAAAAACAATCCTAcatcaaagagaaagtttcaagagATAAGAGATGCATACGAG ACTTTGCGAGATCCCAAAAAGAGAGCAAAATATGACAAG AAATCCTTCCAAGGGTCAGAGAAAGTAGGCTATGCTGCAGATGACACGGAAGGGTTCCATGAAGCCTATCATGATCCTTTCTCAGAATTCCACAAAACCAATCATGGTCCTTTCTCTAATTCATTCTTTAAAATATTTACTGAG GTCTTTGAACATGAGAGAGAAACATATGCAGCTGACACACAG GTGGAGCTAAATCTATCATTTTCTGAAGCAGCTAAAGGTTGTATTAAGCAGGTGTCCTTTACCTCACAAGTTCTCTGCAGCTCTTGCC ATGGAAGGGGCCATCCTGTTAATGCAAAGCCTTCAAGATGTCCTACTTGTAATGGTGTTGGAACA GTCACAGTGTTTCCTTTTACATCTACTTGTAGCTCTTGCAGAGGGTTGGGGAAGATAATCAAG GATCATTGCTCAGCATGCAGAGGGTTGGGGGTGGTTGATGGTGTGAAGAATGTTAATGTAACCATTCCAGCAG GAGTTGATTCTGGTGATACAATTAGTGTGCCAAATGCTGGAAATCAAGGTGGAAATGGTGTCCATCCCGGAAATCTGTACATTAAGTTGcag GTAGACAAGGACCCTATCTTCCTACGAGATGGTTCTGATGTATATGTTGACACCCACATAAGCTTCACTCAG GCTATTCTTGGTGGTAATGTTGAAGTTCCCACCTTGTCTGGGAAGACAAAAGTGAAG ATACCAAAAGGAGTCCAACCTGGGCAACTGTTAATTCTGAGGGGTAGAG GTTTACCGAAGCAAATTGGCCTAGTTGATCATGGTGACCA GTCAGTAAATGACCGGCAGCGGGAATTGTTAGAAGAATTTGCTAAGGAGGAAGCAAACCAGGAAAGTTATGGATTTGCTGATGGAAACTG GCTTTACCAGCAGCTCTCTACTGGTTGA
- the LOC135666518 gene encoding chaperone protein dnaJ 1, mitochondrial-like isoform X3, with protein sequence MGRLWLGIPKRSLPSLFLSRKAFGRPWSSPIMGSPLGLVQGRKEAFSPFMRAISHLSTRYETNGGIVEGTHDFMRLRTFLLSRFFHATGPCYAIERDYYEILGIPQDASLDDIKKAFHALAKKYHPDANKNNPTSKRKFQEIRDAYETLRDPKKRAKYDKKSFQGSEKVGYAADDTEGFHEAYHDPFSEFHKTNHGPFSNSFFKIFTEVFEHERETYAADTQVELNLSFSEAAKGCIKQVSFTSQVLCSSCHGRGHPVNAKPSRCPTCNGVGTVTVFPFTSTCSSCRGLGKIIKDHCSACRGLGVVDGVKNVNVTIPAGVDSGDTISVPNAGNQGGNGVHPGNLYIKLQVDKDPIFLRDGSDVYVDTHISFTQAILGGNVEVPTLSGKTKVKIPKGVQPGQLLILRGRGLPKQIGLVDHGDQYVRFRVHFPSSVNDRQRELLEEFAKEEANQESYGFADGNWLYQQLSTG encoded by the exons ATGGGTAGACTCTGGCTGGGTATACCGAAAAGATCGTTACCGTCCCTTTTCCTATCGAGAAAG GCTTTTGGCCGTCCTTGGTCCTCGCCGATCATGGGTTCACCATTGGGTCTTGTCCAAGGGAGGAAGGAGGCTTTCTCACCATTTATGAGAGCAATTTCTCACCTGTCAACAA GATACGAAACCAATGGTGGTATTGTTGAAGGAACCCATGACTTTATGAGATTGAGGACATTTTTGTTAAGCCGATTCTTTCATGCAACAG gacCTTGTTATGCTATTGAACGGGACTATTATGAAATTCTTGGTATCCCACAAGATGCTTCATTAGATGATATCAAGAAAGCTTTTCATGCG CTGGCTAAGAAGTACCACCCAGATGCCAACAAAAACAATCCTAcatcaaagagaaagtttcaagagATAAGAGATGCATACGAG ACTTTGCGAGATCCCAAAAAGAGAGCAAAATATGACAAG AAATCCTTCCAAGGGTCAGAGAAAGTAGGCTATGCTGCAGATGACACGGAAGGGTTCCATGAAGCCTATCATGATCCTTTCTCAGAATTCCACAAAACCAATCATGGTCCTTTCTCTAATTCATTCTTTAAAATATTTACTGAG GTCTTTGAACATGAGAGAGAAACATATGCAGCTGACACACAG GTGGAGCTAAATCTATCATTTTCTGAAGCAGCTAAAGGTTGTATTAAGCAGGTGTCCTTTACCTCACAAGTTCTCTGCAGCTCTTGCC ATGGAAGGGGCCATCCTGTTAATGCAAAGCCTTCAAGATGTCCTACTTGTAATGGTGTTGGAACA GTCACAGTGTTTCCTTTTACATCTACTTGTAGCTCTTGCAGAGGGTTGGGGAAGATAATCAAG GATCATTGCTCAGCATGCAGAGGGTTGGGGGTGGTTGATGGTGTGAAGAATGTTAATGTAACCATTCCAGCAG GAGTTGATTCTGGTGATACAATTAGTGTGCCAAATGCTGGAAATCAAGGTGGAAATGGTGTCCATCCCGGAAATCTGTACATTAAGTTGcag GTAGACAAGGACCCTATCTTCCTACGAGATGGTTCTGATGTATATGTTGACACCCACATAAGCTTCACTCAG GCTATTCTTGGTGGTAATGTTGAAGTTCCCACCTTGTCTGGGAAGACAAAAGTGAAG ATACCAAAAGGAGTCCAACCTGGGCAACTGTTAATTCTGAGGGGTAGAG GTTTACCGAAGCAAATTGGCCTAGTTGATCATGGTGACCAGTATGTGCGATTCCGCGTGCATTTTCCTTC GTCAGTAAATGACCGGCAGCGGGAATTGTTAGAAGAATTTGCTAAGGAGGAAGCAAACCAGGAAAGTTATGGATTTGCTGATGGAAACTG GCTTTACCAGCAGCTCTCTACTGGTTGA
- the LOC135666510 gene encoding zinc-finger homeodomain protein 1-like, whose translation MDFEEHDEGIEETALPVGSSDHTVTGNSDLGGGGGESASATAGMAVRGSGHRKTYGGRGGRGKYRECLKNHAVGIGGHAVDGCGEFMAAGEEGTLDALRCAACGCHRNFHRREEEGGGAGGGGGATEVIGYHPQFSPYNRAPGGYFHPHHSTAAALASPQQHRPAPLPLPSARGGGGHSRDEQEETPNPMVGVGGGVGRRGGVVARKRFRTKFTQEQKEKMLAFAEWLGWRIQRHDEAAVQKFCEETCVKRHVLKVWMHNNKHTLGKKH comes from the coding sequence ATGGATTTCGAGGAACATGATGAAGGAATAGAGGAGACGGCCTTGCCGGTGGGATCGAGTGACCACACCGTCACGGGGAATTCTGatctaggaggaggaggaggggaatcGGCGTCGGCGACGGCCGGGATGGCGGTGAGAGGGTCGGGGCACCGCAAGACGTACGGTGGCAGAGGCGGGCGAGGGAAGTACCGGGAGTGCCTGAAGAACCACGCCGTGGGAATCGGGGGGCACGCGGTGGACGGGTGCGGGGAGTTTATGGCGGCGGGGGAGGAGGGGACACTCGACGCGCTCCGTTGCGCTGCATGCGGCTGCCACCGGAACTTCCAccggagggaggaggagggaggaggagctgGTGGTGGAGGAGGCGCGACGGAGGTCATCGGGTACCACCCCCAGTTCTCTCCCTACAACCGCGCGCCGGGAGGGTACTTCCACCCCCACCACTCCACTGCCGCGGCACTCGCGTCGCCGCAGCAGCACAGGCcggcaccgctgccgctgccgtcggCGCGGGGCGGCGGAGGGCACAGCAGGGACGAGCAGGAGGAGACGCCGAACCCGATGGTGGGCGTCGGCGGCGGAGTCGGAAGACGAGGAGGCGTGGTGGCGAGGAAGAGGTTCCGGACCAAGTTCACGCAGGAGCAGAAGGAGAAGATGCTGGCTTTCGCAGAATGGCTGGGGTGGCGGATTCAGAGGCACGACGAGGCGGCGGTGCAGAAGTTCTGCGAGGAGACGTGCGTCAAGCGGCACGTCCTCAAGGTGTGGATGCACAACAACAAGCACACCCTCGGTAAGAAACATTAA
- the LOC135666509 gene encoding GEM-like protein 1, with the protein MDPAVEHAGKAVSDGERSPEAAPHTNLRAGDPAPPSPPRPPLPNPDVPQPHQQPTESQTPHLAREAPPAASATPPASNTYAVPPPAANSSSSRSTMETVKNVLKIWGSKVGETAKKAEDLTRNAWQHLNTGPSFVEATMGRIAQGTKVIAEGGYDKIFQQTFDTLSEEQLRKYHACYLSTSAGPVMGVLYLSTTKLAFCSDNPLPYKIGDQTEWSYYKVVVPLNQLRAVNPSVNRMKSAEKYIQVVSTDNHEFWFMGFLNYDSAVKILQEALRDVEVARP; encoded by the exons ATGGATCCGGCCGTCGAACATGCCGGCAAGGCGGTGTCCGACGGCGAACGCTCCCCCGAAGCTGCCCCGCACACCAATCTCCGAGCCGGGGACCCCGCTCCCCCTTCGCCGCCGCGGCCGCCTCTTCCGAACCCCGACGTCCCTCAGCCCCATCAGCAACCCACCGAGTCCCAGACGCCTCATCTGGCCAGGGAGGCGCCTCCCGCGGCTTCCGCAACGCCGCCGGCGTCGAACACTTATGCGGTTCCCCCTCCCGCTGCGAACTCGTCTTCCTCCCGAA GTACGATGGAGACAGTGAAGAACGTGCTTAAGATATGGGGGAGCAAGGTCGGTGAGACAGCGAAGAAAGCTGAGGACTTGACTAGAAACGCATGGCAGCACC TGAACACTGGACCTAGTTTTGTTGAAGCTACCATGGGAAGAATTGCTCAAGGAACCAAAGTGATTGCAGAAGGTGGTTATGATAAGATATTTCAACAAACTTTTGACACACTTTCTGAAGAGCAACTTAGGAAATACCATGCATGCTATCTATCAACATCTGCTGGTCCTGTTATGGGAGTTCTCTATCTTTCCACCACAAAACTTGCATTCTGCAGTGACAATCCTCTTCCCTATAAAATTGGAGATCAAACTGAATGGAGTTATTATAAG GTAGTTGTTCCTTTGAATCAGCTCAGAGCAGTTAACCCTTCAGTAAACAGAATGAAGTCTGCAGAAAAATACATTCAAGTTGTTTCCACAGACAACCATGAATTTTGGTTTATGGGATTCTTAAACTACGATAGTGCTGTAAAGATTCTCCAGGAAGCTTTGCGTGATGTAGAGGTGGCACGACCATAA
- the LOC103986716 gene encoding SNW/SKI-interacting protein A produces MATLKDLLPPSKSSTTSHYDHSNDPWFKERYSASSESTRSVAIKPNPVPPYGKRSGFVPRKPEDFGDGGAFPEIHVAQYPLGMGRKDQKPGSKILALTVDSQGKVAFDAVVKQNENASKIVYSQHKDLVPKVGLEDEIESEEEKEIEESTQRTKEALEKIVNVRLSAAQPKNVPTQSTESKFIKYKPSQQSAAFNSGAKERIIRMVEMPVDPLEPPKFKHKRVPKASGSPPVPVMHSPPRPVTVKDQQDWKIPPCISNWKNPKGYTIPLDKRLAADGRGLQDVQINDNFAKLSEALYVAEQKAREAVDMRSKVQKELMLKEKARKEQELRALAQKARSERTGIAPAPAAPLPSDKTMIDDAELGEPQEQRKETRDEREERLQRDKIREERRRERERERRLENKDAAMGKKSKTTRDRDRDISEKVALGMANVGAGRAGEVMYDQRLFNQDKGMDSGFVTDDQYNIYDKGLFTAQPTLSTLYRPKKDTDADMYGGADEQLEKVLKTDRFKPDKAFTGASDRPSGSKRERPVEFDKQEENDPFGLDQFLTEVKKGKKPLDKIGGGGTMKASAGSSMRDDYEGGGSGRSRIAFERGR; encoded by the coding sequence ATGGCGACCCTGAAGGACCTTCTGCCGCCGTCAAAGTCGAGCACCACTTCGCACTACGACCACTCAAACGACCCGTGGTTCAAGGAGCGGTACAGCGCCTCCTCAGAATCCACCAGATCTGTAGCAATTAAACCGAATCCAGTCCCGCCCTATGGTAAGCGCTCGGGGTTCGTTCCCAGGAAGCCTGAGGACTTTGGTGATGGCGGTGCCTTCCCTGAGATACACGTCGCCCAGTATCCCCTTGGCATGGGGAGGAAGGATCAGAAGCCTGGTTCCAAGATCCTCGCCCTCACTGTTGATTCCCAGGGGAAAGTTGCCTTTGATGCAGTCGTGAAGCAGAATGAGAATGCTTCAAAAATTGTCTACTCCCAGCACAAGGACCTTGTCCCAAAGGTGGGTTTGGAAGATGAGATTGAGAGTGAGGAGGAAAAGGAGATTGAGGAGAGCACCCAGCGGACAAAGGAAGCTCTGGAGAAGATTGTTAATGTAAGATTGAGTGCTGCCCAGCCAAAGAATGTCCCTACGCAATCCACAGAGTCGAAGTTCATCAAGTACAAGCCCTCACAGCAGTCTGCAGCCTTCAATTCTGGTGCAAAAGAGAGGATCATTCGGATGGTTGAGATGCCTGTCGATCCACTTGAGCCGCCAAAGTTCAAGCACAAGAGGGTCCCAAAGGCATCAGGGTCGCCACCGGTGCCGGTGATGCACTCCCCACCACGACCCGTCACAGTGAAGGACCAACAGGACTGGAAGATCCCTCCTTGCATCTCAAATTGGAAAAATCCAAAAGGTTATACGATTCCTTTGGACAAGCGGCTGGCTGCGGATGGTAGGGGTCTTCAAGATGTGCAAATTAATGACAACTTCGCTAAGCTTTCTGAGGCTTTGTATGTGGCTGAGCAGAAGGCAAGAGAAGCTGTTGATATGAGATCAAAGGTGCAGAAGGAGCTCATGCTTAAGGAAAAAGCAAGAAAGGAGCAGGAGCTACGTGCATTGGCTCAAAAGGCACGTTCTGAGAGGACTGGCATTGCTCCGGCCCCTGCTGCTCCTCTGCCTTCCGATAAGACCATGATTGATGATGCAGAACTAGGAGAGCCACAAGAACAGAGGAAGGAAACAAGAGATGAACGAGAAGAGCGGCTGCAGCGTGATAAGATCCGTGAAGAGCGGAGAcgtgagagggagagggagagaaggcTGGAAAATAAGGATGCTGCCATGGGGAAAAAGAGTAAGACAACTAGGGACAGGGACCGGGATATTAGTGAGAAGGTTGCTCTTGGTATGGCAAATGTTGGCGCTGGGCGTGCTGGGGAAGTTATGTATGACCAGAGGCTCTTTAATCAGGACAAGGGTATGGACTCTGGGTTTGTGACTGATGATCAATACAACATATATGATAAGGGCCTGTTCACGGCACAGCCCACGCTTTCCACGCTCTACAGGCCCAAGAAAGATACTGACGCAGATATGTATGGAGGTGCAGATGAACAGCTGGAGAAGGTTCTGAAAACTGATAGGTTCAAGCCCGATAAGGCGTTTACTGGTGCTTCTGACAGGCCATCTGGTAGTAAGAGAGAGAGGCCAGTGGAGTTTGATAAGCAGGAAGAGAATGATCCTTTCGGTCTGGATCAGTTCTTGACTGAGGTGAAGAAGGGTAAAAAGCCCCTTGATAAAATTGGTGGTGGAGGAACCATGAAGGCGAGTGCTGGGTCTTCAATGAGAGATGACTATGAGGGAGGAGGATCTGGAAGGTCCCGCATTGCCTTTGAAAGAGGACGTTGA